A DNA window from Niabella yanshanensis contains the following coding sequences:
- the ade gene encoding adenine deaminase, which produces MNIEGNIVDIKAVSVYPGRVTVKNGLIEKIESLEGKNFDHFILPGFIDSHVHIESSMLIPSEFARLAVAHGTVATVSDPHEIANVCGMEGVEYMISNGKTVPFKFNFGAPSCVPATSFETAGAVLDVKDVRKLLEKPEIKYLSEMMNFPGVLNGDPEVLQKINAAQDLGKPVDGHAPGLRGEEARKYISAGISTDHECFTAAEALDKLKLGMKILIREGSAAKNFEALIGLLHEYPDQMMFCSDDKHPDSLEAGHINQLCSRAVEKGIDVFKILKAACLNPVQHYKLDVGLLKEGDPADFILVKDLGNFEVLQTYINGQLVAENGKTLIQSQAPGVVNNFNCTLKTVEAFAVKANEATRLRVIEALDGQLITHQLSATPKLEGEYIVSDTENDILKIAVINRYYDAPVATAFIKNFGLKKGALASSVAHDSHNIVVVGVDDESICKAVNQVIEQKGGVSAVNEAKEAVLPLPVAGLMSAGDGYAIARSYTAIDSMAKEMGSRLSAPFMTLSFMALLVIPALKLSDKGLFDGTKFEFVEVTEN; this is translated from the coding sequence ATGAATATCGAAGGAAATATTGTAGATATAAAAGCCGTTAGCGTCTACCCCGGGAGAGTAACCGTGAAAAATGGCTTAATTGAAAAAATCGAATCCCTCGAAGGAAAAAATTTTGATCATTTTATTTTGCCTGGCTTTATCGACAGTCATGTTCATATTGAAAGTAGTATGCTGATCCCCTCTGAATTTGCCCGGCTGGCAGTGGCGCATGGCACCGTTGCAACGGTAAGCGACCCCCATGAAATAGCCAATGTTTGTGGCATGGAAGGGGTAGAATACATGATCAGCAACGGGAAGACCGTTCCTTTCAAATTTAACTTTGGAGCTCCCAGCTGTGTGCCAGCCACCAGCTTTGAAACAGCCGGCGCCGTTTTGGATGTAAAGGATGTCAGGAAATTACTGGAGAAGCCCGAAATAAAATACCTCAGCGAAATGATGAACTTTCCGGGCGTTCTGAATGGCGATCCCGAAGTATTGCAAAAAATAAACGCGGCTCAGGATTTGGGCAAGCCGGTAGACGGACATGCCCCGGGATTAAGAGGCGAAGAGGCCCGGAAGTATATTAGCGCCGGGATCAGCACCGATCACGAATGTTTTACTGCAGCAGAGGCGTTAGACAAATTAAAACTGGGTATGAAAATATTGATCCGGGAAGGAAGCGCCGCTAAAAACTTTGAAGCATTGATTGGGCTGCTGCATGAATACCCCGACCAGATGATGTTCTGCAGCGATGACAAGCACCCTGACAGCCTGGAAGCCGGCCATATCAACCAGCTTTGTTCAAGAGCCGTAGAAAAGGGAATTGACGTTTTCAAAATTCTCAAAGCGGCCTGCCTCAACCCGGTTCAACATTATAAGCTGGATGTGGGATTATTGAAAGAGGGAGACCCCGCCGATTTTATCCTGGTAAAAGACCTGGGTAATTTCGAAGTTCTTCAAACTTACATCAACGGGCAGCTGGTTGCCGAAAACGGAAAAACATTGATTCAATCCCAGGCCCCGGGTGTTGTTAATAATTTTAATTGTACGCTCAAAACTGTAGAAGCATTTGCTGTTAAGGCAAATGAAGCTACCCGGTTAAGAGTAATTGAAGCTTTAGATGGGCAATTGATCACGCACCAACTATCCGCCACACCCAAATTAGAAGGTGAATATATTGTCAGCGATACCGAAAATGACATTCTTAAAATAGCTGTTATTAACCGCTATTATGATGCTCCGGTAGCCACTGCATTTATTAAAAATTTTGGCCTGAAAAAAGGAGCCCTGGCCTCATCGGTAGCACATGACAGTCATAATATTGTGGTAGTAGGAGTAGATGATGAAAGCATCTGTAAAGCGGTAAACCAGGTAATTGAACAGAAAGGGGGCGTAAGCGCTGTAAATGAGGCAAAAGAAGCAGTACTGCCGTTACCGGTTGCCGGGTTAATGAGCGCCGGAGACGGGTATGCCATTGCCAGGTCCTATACCGCTATCGACTCAATGGCGAAGGAAATGGGCAGCCGCTTAAGCGCGCCATTTATGACCTTGTCTTTTATGGCCCTCCTGGTGATCCCGGCCCTGAAATTGAGCGATAAAGGGCTTTTTGACGGCACTAAATTTGAATTTGTGGAAGTAACAGAAAATTAG
- a CDS encoding PDDEXK nuclease domain-containing protein encodes MDFKGLLSSISKTHVLLQQSAVNAVNRHITLRNWLIGFYIVEYEQKGDDRARYGDLLLEKLARRIKISGLSETNLKNFRRFYLSYSSIGQTVSDEFQQIIPIGQTVSDLSKPVVASVSASRLFSPVKGITAAQYKKHIVQLFATTSFSHFTELIKIDDAYKRLYYELLQINTQPSVRDLRRAIHTLSYERTGLSQNKKLSLQEIEKKIKPAQASDVIKDFYFFDFLQLPQSETVHETELETALLTHLEKFILELGNGFCFEARQKRLLIGDEYFFVDMVFYHRILHCHVLIELKVEKFVSHHASQLKSYLNYYEKNCRTEGDNPPIGILLVTDKNNAMVEYAGATIEEKMFVSKYEVMLPSKKQLENFLKKELKKYKTK; translated from the coding sequence ATGGACTTTAAAGGCCTCCTTTCTTCCATTTCAAAAACCCATGTGCTGCTGCAGCAGTCAGCTGTAAATGCTGTAAACCGCCATATTACACTTCGTAACTGGCTTATAGGGTTTTATATTGTGGAGTATGAACAGAAGGGAGATGACAGGGCAAGATATGGGGACTTGCTTTTAGAAAAGCTGGCACGACGCATAAAAATCAGCGGGCTTTCAGAAACCAACCTGAAGAATTTTCGGAGGTTTTATCTTTCTTATTCCTCAATAGGTCAGACAGTGTCTGACGAATTTCAACAAATAATACCAATAGGTCAGACAGTGTCTGACCTATCTAAACCAGTCGTAGCAAGCGTTTCAGCCAGTCGATTATTTTCTCCGGTAAAAGGAATTACTGCAGCGCAGTATAAAAAACATATTGTTCAATTATTCGCAACTACGTCTTTTTCACATTTCACGGAGCTTATTAAAATAGATGATGCGTATAAAAGGCTTTATTACGAATTGTTGCAGATCAACACACAGCCTTCGGTAAGAGATTTAAGGAGGGCTATTCATACATTGTCTTATGAAAGAACGGGCCTGTCTCAGAATAAAAAACTTTCCCTACAGGAAATAGAGAAAAAGATAAAGCCTGCGCAGGCTTCTGATGTGATCAAGGATTTCTATTTTTTTGATTTCCTACAATTACCACAATCGGAAACAGTACATGAAACAGAACTTGAAACTGCGCTTTTAACGCACCTGGAGAAATTTATCCTGGAACTCGGAAATGGGTTTTGCTTTGAAGCCAGGCAAAAAAGACTATTGATCGGAGATGAATATTTTTTTGTTGATATGGTGTTTTATCACCGTATTTTACACTGTCATGTACTGATAGAATTAAAAGTAGAGAAATTTGTGAGCCATCATGCTTCACAATTAAAATCTTATTTAAACTATTACGAAAAGAACTGCCGGACGGAGGGGGATAATCCGCCTATTGGTATTTTACTGGTAACGGATAAAAATAATGCGATGGTAGAATATGCAGGCGCTACAATAGAAGAGAAAATGTTTGTATCTAAATATGAGGTAATGTTGCCTTCCAAAAAGCAACTGGAAAACTTTTTGAAAAAGGAGCTTAAAAAATATAAAACAAAATAA
- a CDS encoding nucleoside recognition domain-containing protein: protein MVLSRIWSAFIIIALAVALGRFVFQDDQQQIFTQMVTGKSGDTTFVQMVDSLTLPASIHGQLATGQNNVKWEGSQVIAMGNGQFKTFNLQSTNGVFETTKDAVTLCIGLIGIMALFLGFMNIAEQAGGVRFLSRIIGPFFSKIFPEVPKNHPAMGHMVMNFSANLLGLDNAATPFGIKSMESLQELNPDKTKATNAQIMFLCLHASGLTLIPTVIIADRVALKSQFPTEIFIPCMIATFVATITAMVIVSFKQGIKVFQPVIIAWVLGITAVFTALIVYVRMLDAKGIQLFSTSLSNGLILLIFLLIIVGAIYKKAPIFDAFVDGAKGGFETAIRIIPYLVGLLVAISLLRNSGAFDFIMEGIKALFAFLGGDARIVDALPTAILKPFSGSGARAMMIDTLKSHGPDSFAGNLASVFRGSADTTFYIIAVYFGAVGIKNTRYSVSAMLLADLAGIITAVAVSYLFFG from the coding sequence ATGGTATTAAGCAGGATCTGGAGTGCCTTTATTATTATTGCTTTAGCGGTGGCTTTAGGTAGGTTTGTATTTCAGGATGATCAGCAGCAGATATTTACACAAATGGTAACAGGTAAAAGCGGGGATACCACTTTTGTTCAAATGGTAGATTCGCTAACATTGCCCGCTTCCATACATGGTCAGTTAGCAACAGGGCAAAATAATGTGAAATGGGAGGGATCCCAGGTGATTGCTATGGGCAATGGCCAGTTCAAAACCTTTAACCTGCAATCGACCAATGGTGTTTTTGAGACTACCAAAGATGCGGTTACCCTATGTATAGGGTTGATCGGTATTATGGCTTTGTTCCTTGGATTTATGAATATTGCCGAGCAGGCAGGCGGTGTACGCTTCCTTTCGCGTATTATTGGCCCTTTCTTTTCAAAGATATTTCCGGAGGTACCCAAGAATCATCCGGCCATGGGGCATATGGTTATGAATTTTTCTGCTAATCTTTTAGGGTTGGATAATGCGGCAACACCATTCGGGATCAAGTCTATGGAAAGCCTGCAGGAGCTGAATCCTGATAAAACCAAAGCCACCAATGCGCAGATCATGTTTTTATGCCTGCATGCATCGGGGCTTACTTTAATACCAACCGTAATCATCGCCGATAGGGTAGCGTTAAAGTCTCAGTTTCCTACCGAAATATTTATACCCTGTATGATCGCCACTTTTGTGGCAACTATAACTGCAATGGTGATAGTGTCTTTCAAACAAGGAATTAAAGTATTTCAACCCGTGATTATAGCCTGGGTATTAGGCATCACCGCTGTTTTTACTGCACTGATCGTATACGTGCGTATGCTGGATGCGAAGGGTATCCAATTGTTCTCCACCAGTCTCAGCAATGGCCTTATTCTGCTAATATTTCTATTGATCATTGTAGGGGCTATTTATAAAAAGGCGCCCATATTTGATGCTTTTGTTGATGGAGCAAAAGGTGGTTTTGAAACAGCTATCAGGATCATTCCTTACCTGGTAGGCTTGTTGGTTGCAATAAGCTTATTACGCAACAGTGGCGCGTTTGATTTTATAATGGAGGGTATTAAGGCTTTGTTTGCCTTCTTAGGAGGAGATGCCAGGATAGTAGATGCTTTGCCCACTGCTATTTTGAAGCCCTTTAGCGGTAGCGGCGCCCGGGCCATGATGATCGATACATTGAAGTCTCATGGTCCGGATTCATTTGCCGGCAACCTGGCTTCTGTATTCCGCGGCTCCGCCGATACCACCTTCTATATCATCGCTGTTTATTTTGGCGCAGTGGGTATTAAAAATACCCGCTACTCCGTAAGCGCTATGTTACTCGCAGATCTGGCGGGTATTATAACAGCGGTGGCGGTGAGTTATTTGTTTTTTGGGTGA
- a CDS encoding LiaF transmembrane domain-containing protein — MSENNPYNTEMYKSEPGGYQQPDPNNFRPKQSQSHLWIGGFLLIIGVVYLLRRIGIDLPDFIFSWPMLLITLGLFVGVRKNFEGPGWMIMVLIGSIFLINNYFFPGELRRFILPIILIGSGLFFIFRPKGSKNYIQFDDGGTSPLAGASGQDYIDTTSIFGGSKKKVFSKNFRGGDMTNIFGGTEIDLSQADLMGTAVLDVTALFGGATLIVPSNWNVISEAVAIMGEVKDKRVMKGLPETNKTLLIKGTVIFGGIDIKSF; from the coding sequence ATGAGCGAAAACAATCCATACAACACAGAAATGTATAAAAGTGAGCCAGGAGGCTACCAGCAACCGGATCCTAACAATTTCCGCCCCAAACAATCGCAAAGCCACCTTTGGATAGGCGGTTTCCTGCTGATCATAGGCGTTGTTTATTTATTAAGACGTATTGGCATCGACCTGCCCGACTTTATCTTTTCCTGGCCGATGCTTCTGATCACATTAGGCCTGTTCGTTGGCGTACGCAAAAATTTCGAAGGGCCGGGCTGGATGATCATGGTGCTGATTGGTTCTATATTTCTTATCAACAATTACTTTTTTCCGGGGGAATTAAGGAGGTTTATACTACCCATTATTTTAATAGGATCAGGTTTGTTTTTCATTTTCCGACCTAAAGGATCCAAAAATTACATCCAGTTTGATGATGGAGGCACTTCTCCCCTCGCCGGCGCTTCGGGGCAGGACTATATCGACACCACCTCAATATTCGGAGGCTCGAAAAAGAAAGTATTTTCCAAAAATTTCAGAGGTGGAGATATGACCAATATCTTTGGCGGCACCGAGATTGACCTGTCCCAGGCTGATTTAATGGGAACCGCCGTTTTAGATGTAACCGCCTTGTTTGGAGGAGCCACATTGATTGTACCTTCTAACTGGAATGTTATCTCGGAAGCGGTTGCTATTATGGGTGAAGTAAAAGATAAACGTGTTATGAAAGGATTGCCTGAAACCAACAAAACGCTTCTAATTAAGGGAACTGTGATATTCGGAGGTATTGACATTAAAAGTTTTTAG
- a CDS encoding UbiA prenyltransferase family protein has protein sequence MQASYNRKFFDFIIFSNIFIALCAVAMAGYSTHLFSLGFPPAHFAGFLFFSTLASYSIHWYLTDETTEITASRTPWLSKNKWLHATFFVISSFGCAFFLLKELGYIKWILPAIFLTLLYTAPKFPFQPFSTLKKFILGKTILLALMWTYVTSALPFFIMERSWNPVYNLFFINRFTLIFPICILFDLRDKDYDKLTGVKSLVTLLPPPKIKIVFNLFVALNVITAFFIGYFSDLDLVDNFILLIPIILTFSLYNKAIKTKNDYLFYFILDGLMALSPILYFVKLTLAVQYLRGI, from the coding sequence TTGCAAGCATCTTACAACAGAAAGTTTTTTGATTTTATTATTTTCAGCAACATTTTCATAGCACTTTGTGCCGTAGCAATGGCTGGATATAGCACACATCTTTTTTCCTTGGGTTTTCCGCCAGCACATTTCGCAGGTTTTTTATTTTTTTCAACACTGGCCAGCTATAGTATTCATTGGTATCTTACCGATGAAACTACAGAAATAACAGCATCTCGCACCCCGTGGCTCAGCAAAAACAAATGGCTGCATGCTACTTTTTTTGTTATCAGTTCTTTTGGCTGTGCGTTCTTTTTGCTGAAAGAACTGGGTTATATCAAATGGATTCTCCCTGCCATTTTCCTAACATTATTATACACTGCGCCTAAGTTTCCATTCCAGCCATTTTCAACGCTCAAAAAATTTATTTTAGGAAAAACTATATTGCTGGCGTTGATGTGGACCTATGTTACATCGGCGCTTCCCTTTTTTATTATGGAACGATCCTGGAACCCGGTATATAACCTTTTTTTTATCAATCGCTTCACGCTCATCTTCCCTATTTGTATTTTGTTTGATCTTAGGGATAAGGATTACGATAAACTAACAGGTGTTAAGAGCCTGGTAACCCTGCTGCCTCCACCAAAAATAAAAATAGTCTTTAATTTATTTGTAGCGCTCAATGTCATTACAGCGTTTTTTATCGGTTATTTTTCCGATTTAGACCTTGTGGATAATTTTATTTTATTGATTCCTATCATCTTAACTTTTTCACTGTATAATAAAGCTATAAAAACAAAGAACGATTATCTATTTTATTTTATCTTAGACGGGTTAATGGCACTCTCGCCTATACTGTACTTTGTAAAACTTACCTTGGCGGTACAATATTTGCGAGGTATTTAA
- a CDS encoding long-chain-fatty-acid--protein ligase → MDIGTKLAHEIFNCSVDFDTICLEVFRFQYQHNSIYKKYINALGIDVAAVRELSKIPFLPIRFFKTHDVTATTFEAEVIFESSGTTETINSRHYVKAKNIYEQSFLSAFEQFYGDPSEWCVLGLLPSYLERQHSSLVYMVEELVKRSGHERSGFYLYDFEKLYESLQALERAGQKTLLIGVTFGLLDFVEKHQLPLRHTVVMETGGMKGRRKEMIRQEVHDVLKRAFALKEVHSEYGMTELLSQAYSKGDGLFRTPGWMRILLRDEEDPLTIKAINDADSIRGLINVIDLANIYSCSFIATDDLGILHNNGQFEITGRMDHSDLRGCSLLVV, encoded by the coding sequence ATGGATATTGGAACCAAACTGGCCCATGAAATTTTCAACTGTTCTGTAGACTTTGATACAATTTGCCTGGAAGTGTTCCGGTTTCAATATCAGCATAATAGTATCTATAAAAAATATATAAATGCATTGGGTATTGATGTTGCAGCAGTAAGGGAGCTTTCGAAAATACCTTTTCTGCCCATTCGCTTTTTTAAAACACATGATGTGACTGCAACCACTTTTGAAGCGGAAGTGATATTTGAAAGTAGTGGTACTACCGAAACTATTAACAGCAGGCATTATGTAAAAGCAAAGAACATTTATGAACAAAGCTTTTTGTCTGCCTTTGAACAGTTTTATGGTGATCCTTCAGAATGGTGTGTGTTAGGGTTATTGCCTTCTTACCTAGAGCGTCAGCATTCTTCACTGGTTTATATGGTAGAAGAGTTGGTGAAAAGAAGCGGACATGAGAGGAGTGGTTTTTATTTGTATGATTTTGAGAAGCTGTATGAATCGCTGCAGGCCTTGGAGCGGGCCGGACAAAAAACATTACTGATAGGGGTGACTTTTGGGTTGCTTGATTTTGTGGAGAAACATCAGCTGCCGTTGCGACATACGGTGGTGATGGAAACAGGTGGTATGAAAGGCCGCCGGAAAGAAATGATCAGGCAGGAAGTGCATGATGTGTTGAAGCGTGCGTTTGCGCTTAAAGAAGTGCATTCGGAGTATGGCATGACAGAACTATTATCCCAGGCTTATTCCAAAGGAGACGGGCTATTTAGAACCCCGGGGTGGATGCGTATTTTGCTAAGGGATGAAGAGGATCCACTTACTATAAAAGCTATAAATGACGCGGATTCAATAAGAGGCCTGATCAATGTTATTGACCTGGCCAATATTTATTCCTGCAGCTTTATAGCTACCGATGATCTGGGCATTTTGCATAATAATGGTCAGTTTGAAATAACCGGAAGAATGGATCATAGTGACCTGAGGGGATGCAGTTTGCTGGTGGTTTAG
- a CDS encoding LytR/AlgR family response regulator transcription factor, with protein sequence MSKVIIIDDEFLARSMVKEYLKKHPQLEVVAECGDGFEGLKAIQEYEPDLIFLDIQMPKISGFEMLELVENPPAVIFATAFDEYAIKAFEAHAIDYLLKPFDQERFDKAVSKFVAQSRPVAVENTKELLNDAQLPGSNNRIVVKNGSKIKIIPVQEVLYLEAADDFVKIFTKEGYYLKNKTMSFFESFLPADMFVRSHRSFIVNIQEITRIDPYEKDGHVAILKNGAKINVSRNGYGKLKGVLGL encoded by the coding sequence ATGAGTAAAGTAATAATTATAGATGACGAGTTTTTAGCCAGGAGCATGGTTAAAGAGTATCTGAAAAAACATCCGCAACTGGAAGTAGTGGCTGAATGCGGAGATGGTTTTGAAGGTCTTAAAGCGATACAGGAATACGAGCCCGACCTTATATTCCTGGATATACAAATGCCCAAGATCAGCGGGTTTGAAATGCTGGAACTGGTAGAAAATCCACCTGCTGTTATTTTTGCAACGGCTTTCGACGAATATGCTATAAAAGCTTTTGAAGCACATGCTATTGATTACCTTTTAAAACCTTTCGACCAGGAACGTTTTGATAAAGCAGTATCTAAATTTGTAGCGCAGAGCCGCCCCGTAGCCGTAGAAAATACCAAAGAGCTACTGAACGATGCTCAGTTACCCGGTAGCAACAACCGCATTGTTGTAAAAAATGGCAGTAAGATCAAGATCATCCCGGTACAGGAAGTATTATACCTGGAAGCTGCTGATGACTTTGTAAAAATATTTACCAAAGAAGGTTACTACCTTAAAAATAAGACCATGTCTTTTTTTGAATCTTTTCTTCCGGCAGATATGTTTGTACGCAGCCATCGTTCGTTTATTGTCAACATCCAGGAAATTACCCGCATTGATCCTTATGAAAAAGATGGACATGTGGCTATCTTAAAAAATGGCGCTAAGATCAATGTAAGCCGTAACGGATATGGAAAGCTCAAAGGAGTATTAGGTTTATAG
- the ychF gene encoding redox-regulated ATPase YchF encodes MALQAGIVGLPNVGKSTLFNAVSNSAKAQASNYRFCTIEPNVGLVDVPDERIAKLAELVQPDRTVPTQIEIVDIAGLVKGASKGEGLGNKFLANIREVDAVIHVIRCFEDENVLREEGAINPVSDKEIIDTELQLKDLDSVEKQIQKKEKQAKTDPKAKVELEVLQRCQAHLEQGKSIRALDLSKEDKSAVADLFLLTDKPVLYVANVDEASMHTGNKYSEALQKVAAEEGAEIIIMNNSIEAQISEMDDPDDKALFMDEYKMTEPALSRLIRSAYKLLGLNTYFTAGVQEVRAWTFHEGWKAPQCAGVIHTDFEKGFIKAEVIGYNDYITYKSEAAARDAGKLRIEGKEYLVKDGDVMHFRFNV; translated from the coding sequence ATGGCTTTACAAGCAGGGATAGTAGGTTTACCCAATGTAGGAAAATCAACCTTATTTAACGCGGTAAGTAACAGCGCTAAAGCGCAGGCCAGCAATTACCGTTTTTGCACAATTGAACCTAATGTTGGACTGGTAGATGTTCCGGATGAGCGCATTGCAAAACTGGCTGAACTGGTGCAACCCGATCGTACGGTACCTACTCAAATTGAGATAGTAGATATTGCAGGCCTTGTAAAAGGAGCCAGCAAAGGAGAAGGATTAGGAAACAAGTTTTTGGCAAATATCCGCGAAGTAGACGCAGTAATACACGTGATTCGCTGTTTTGAAGATGAAAATGTACTGCGTGAGGAAGGCGCTATCAACCCCGTAAGCGATAAAGAGATCATCGATACTGAATTGCAGTTAAAGGATCTGGATAGTGTTGAAAAACAGATTCAGAAAAAGGAAAAACAGGCTAAAACAGACCCGAAGGCAAAAGTTGAACTGGAAGTGTTACAACGCTGCCAGGCGCACCTGGAGCAGGGCAAAAGTATTCGCGCACTGGATCTGAGCAAAGAAGATAAATCAGCCGTGGCCGATTTATTTTTATTAACCGACAAGCCGGTACTGTACGTAGCTAACGTAGATGAAGCATCTATGCATACCGGCAATAAATACTCAGAAGCGCTGCAAAAAGTGGCCGCAGAAGAGGGCGCTGAAATCATCATCATGAATAACTCCATCGAAGCACAGATCTCTGAAATGGATGACCCGGATGACAAAGCTTTATTTATGGACGAATATAAGATGACAGAACCTGCATTAAGCCGCCTTATCCGCTCGGCGTATAAGCTATTAGGTTTAAACACTTATTTCACCGCCGGCGTACAGGAAGTACGTGCCTGGACCTTCCATGAAGGCTGGAAAGCCCCGCAATGTGCAGGTGTGATACATACCGACTTTGAGAAAGGTTTTATTAAAGCGGAGGTAATTGGTTATAACGACTATATCACGTACAAATCAGAAGCCGCTGCAAGAGATGCCGGAAAGCTTAGAATTGAAGGCAAAGAGTACCTGGTGAAAGACGGAGACGTCATGCACTTCAGATTCAATGTTTAA
- a CDS encoding sensor histidine kinase: MASPLSAKRFIASLIIGWMVLISAQALILYDLKFPISIVLGDSFLSITMLLLASLLVLNITRYYLPTSYQYIGIIASSSVLSLLWLLISNSSLKILFEEQTAYLGFLHNSLVIRYAFAFLVLTIVTIASILWYNWQERKKESKRKSDVEALSREAELFKLRQQLQPHFLFNSLNSINALIGLDPQLARKMVQQLSDFLRGTLKKEESQMVTLEEEIGYLNLYLEIEKVRFGNRLQTKIDISEGCKPALLPTLLLQPIVENAIKFGLYDTTGQTLITIDCHSEGNELIISVKNPFDPETSMPKKGTGFGLSSIKRRLYLLFARNDLLSTATHDTIFETTVKIPQQV; encoded by the coding sequence ATGGCTTCACCTCTTTCAGCAAAAAGATTTATTGCATCGTTAATTATTGGTTGGATGGTATTGATAAGTGCACAGGCGCTTATTTTGTACGACTTAAAATTTCCTATCAGCATTGTACTGGGTGACAGTTTTTTAAGCATTACCATGTTATTGCTGGCCAGTCTGCTGGTTTTGAATATCACCCGTTATTATCTCCCAACTTCTTACCAATACATCGGTATTATTGCATCTTCGTCGGTTCTTTCACTTTTATGGCTATTGATCTCCAACAGCTCTTTAAAGATCTTGTTTGAGGAGCAAACTGCCTACCTGGGCTTCCTGCATAATTCTTTAGTGATACGGTATGCATTCGCCTTTTTGGTGCTCACCATCGTAACTATTGCTTCTATCCTATGGTATAACTGGCAGGAGCGGAAAAAAGAATCCAAAAGAAAATCCGATGTGGAAGCGCTTTCCCGGGAAGCAGAATTATTTAAGTTGCGTCAGCAATTACAGCCTCATTTCCTTTTTAACAGTTTAAACTCGATTAACGCATTAATAGGCCTGGACCCCCAACTGGCGCGAAAAATGGTACAGCAGTTATCCGATTTTTTAAGGGGAACGCTTAAGAAGGAAGAATCGCAAATGGTTACCCTGGAAGAAGAAATAGGCTACCTGAACCTATATCTTGAAATAGAAAAAGTACGTTTTGGCAACCGGCTACAGACAAAAATAGATATCAGCGAAGGTTGCAAGCCGGCTTTATTACCCACCTTATTATTGCAACCTATTGTCGAAAATGCTATTAAATTCGGCTTATACGATACCACAGGGCAAACGCTCATCACTATAGATTGCCATTCAGAAGGTAATGAACTGATCATTAGCGTAAAAAACCCATTTGATCCTGAAACTTCGATGCCCAAAAAAGGAACAGGCTTTGGATTATCCTCAATAAAAAGGAGATTATATTTGCTTTTCGCAAGAAATGATTTATTAAGCACTGCCACACACGACACTATTTTTGAAACAACCGTAAAAATCCCGCAACAGGTATGA